One stretch of Solenopsis invicta isolate M01_SB chromosome 16, UNIL_Sinv_3.0, whole genome shotgun sequence DNA includes these proteins:
- the LOC105207056 gene encoding farnesyl pyrophosphate synthase isoform X1, which yields MNNRQKTIAYLVMIDDIMDESLFRRGQPCWHRHADTGRMAINDALLIKSSVNYIITKHFKGKECYNNIVETFEQATFKTLMGQFLDISSTFKECNLDQFTMDRYNAIVKCKTEHGAYFLPTLLAMHFAEIKDPEMFKQTETILLQLGYLYQVQNDYLDCFGDFEVFGKDDTDIRERKCTWLIVKALRRVTPKQRNILKECYGVSDPEKVRRVKQLYIDLDLPNIYLKYEEETYNDVKAKILVQDVSCGFSHGFFLDLLRKTYRRRECPH from the exons ATGAACAACAGACAAAAG ACGATAGCCTACCTAGTCATGATCGACGACATTATGGATGAATCGTTATTTCGCCGAGGTCAACCATGTTGGCATCGACACGCTGATACAGGTCGAATGGCGATTAATGACGCTTTATTGATAAAGAGCAGTGTAAATTATATCATTACAAAACATTTCAAGGGGAaagaatgttataataatatagtagAAACATTTGAAcag GCTACATTTAAGACATTAATGGGCCAGTTTTTGGATATATCCTCGACGTTCAAGGAATGTAATCTGGATCAATTTACAATGGATCGATATAATGCCATTGTTAAGTGCAAAACAGAGCATGGGGCATATTTTTTACCAACACTTCTAGCAATGCATTTT GCTGAAATAAAAGATCCAGAAATGTTCAAACAAACAGAAACTATCTTGCTACAATTGGGATATTTGTATCAAgttcaaaatgattatttagATTGTTTTGGAGATTTTGAAGTTTTTGGCAAAGATGATACTGAcataagagaaagaaaatgtacATGGCTAATTGTTAAAGCTCTTCGACGCGTCACGCCGAAGCAGcgtaacattttaaaa GAATGCTACGGAGTTTCAGATCCAGAAAAAGTAAGACGCGTGAAACAGCTCTACATTGATTTGGATTTACCAAACATCTATTTAAAATACGAAGAAGAAACATATAATGATGTAAAAGCAAAAATACTCGTACAAGATGTATCATGTGGGTTTTCACATGGTTTTTTCTTAGATTTGTTAAGAAAAACATATCGCAGACGGGAATGTCCTcattaa
- the LOC120359693 gene encoding uncharacterized protein LOC120359693, protein MENAISKVLTEIYFRVLTKNQIKLLTGKFKKVPNWDNETIKKALRYKFMCGRSGYEEISRDLPLPSLRTLRRRLENVKFTNGILEEIFDFLYIKVSAFQNNLDKHCMLVLDEMSITPSRSFDISTNSYVGSVELCKNSDTQKFASKALVFMLAGIASRWKQVVAYYFTDNSADGNNFNSIICDIIKKAENIGLQVQSVTSDMGSANMTMWKSFGINVSRHSTIINSCQHPNDKSRKLFFFHDCAHALKNINQGFLKNETITIPDEIVTTFDLPTNIASLAKI, encoded by the coding sequence ATGGAGAATgctatttctaaagttttaacAGAGATTTATTTCAGAGTTTTAACaaagaatcaaattaaattattaactggCAAATTCAAGAAAGTTCCAAATTGGGATAATGAAACCATAAAAAAGgcattaagatataaatttatgtgtGGTCGTTCGGGATATGAAGAAATAAGTCGCGATTTGCCATTACCTTCGTTAAGAACGCTACGCCGACGATTGGAAAATGTCAAATTTACAAATGGGATATTAGAAGAAATTTTCGATTTTCTCTATATTAAAGTGTCtgcttttcaaaataatcttgATAAGCACTGTATGTTAGTTCTAGATGAAATGTCTATAACCCCTAGCAGATCATTTGATATTTCAACAAATTCATATGTTGGTTCTGTAGAATTATGTAAGAATAGCGATACACAAAAATTTGCTTCTAAAGCACTAGTATTTATGCTAGCCGGTATTGCCAGTAGATGGAAGCAAGTCGTAGCTTATTATTTCACAGATAATAGTGCTGACGGTAATAACTTTAACTCaattatttgtgatattattaaaaaagctgAAAATATAGGATTACAGGTTCAAAGTGTCACGTCTGATATGGGATCAGCAAATATGACAATGTGGAAATCATTTGGAATTAATGTATCAAGGCACAGTACAATAATCAATTCCTGTCAACATCCTAATGACAAAAGTCGTaaactctttttctttcatGATTGTGCTCACgccttgaaaaatataaatcaaggtttcttaaaaaatgaaacaatcaCTATACCTGATGAAATTGTTACCACGTTTGATTTGCCAACTAATATAGCCAGCCTAGCAAAGATTTAA
- the LOC105207056 gene encoding farnesyl pyrophosphate synthase isoform X2, producing MEMTIAYLVMIDDIMDESLFRRGQPCWHRHADTGRMAINDALLIKSSVNYIITKHFKGKECYNNIVETFEQATFKTLMGQFLDISSTFKECNLDQFTMDRYNAIVKCKTEHGAYFLPTLLAMHFAEIKDPEMFKQTETILLQLGYLYQVQNDYLDCFGDFEVFGKDDTDIRERKCTWLIVKALRRVTPKQRNILKECYGVSDPEKVRRVKQLYIDLDLPNIYLKYEEETYNDVKAKILVQDVSCGFSHGFFLDLLRKTYRRRECPH from the exons ATGGAAATG ACGATAGCCTACCTAGTCATGATCGACGACATTATGGATGAATCGTTATTTCGCCGAGGTCAACCATGTTGGCATCGACACGCTGATACAGGTCGAATGGCGATTAATGACGCTTTATTGATAAAGAGCAGTGTAAATTATATCATTACAAAACATTTCAAGGGGAaagaatgttataataatatagtagAAACATTTGAAcag GCTACATTTAAGACATTAATGGGCCAGTTTTTGGATATATCCTCGACGTTCAAGGAATGTAATCTGGATCAATTTACAATGGATCGATATAATGCCATTGTTAAGTGCAAAACAGAGCATGGGGCATATTTTTTACCAACACTTCTAGCAATGCATTTT GCTGAAATAAAAGATCCAGAAATGTTCAAACAAACAGAAACTATCTTGCTACAATTGGGATATTTGTATCAAgttcaaaatgattatttagATTGTTTTGGAGATTTTGAAGTTTTTGGCAAAGATGATACTGAcataagagaaagaaaatgtacATGGCTAATTGTTAAAGCTCTTCGACGCGTCACGCCGAAGCAGcgtaacattttaaaa GAATGCTACGGAGTTTCAGATCCAGAAAAAGTAAGACGCGTGAAACAGCTCTACATTGATTTGGATTTACCAAACATCTATTTAAAATACGAAGAAGAAACATATAATGATGTAAAAGCAAAAATACTCGTACAAGATGTATCATGTGGGTTTTCACATGGTTTTTTCTTAGATTTGTTAAGAAAAACATATCGCAGACGGGAATGTCCTcattaa